Within Amycolatopsis sp. FDAARGOS 1241, the genomic segment TCGCAGGATCGTCATGCCCGCGTCGAACAGGTCGTCGACCCGCCGAGGGGGCCGCGGGCCCGTGAGCTCTCCGACGCCGCCGAGCGAGGCGAACAGCACGGTGCGGACGTCGCCGCCCGCCACCTTCGGCCACCACTCCTGGCGGCCGAACAACGCGTCGCCCGTGGCGAGCAGCGACGCCCAGCGGCTCGTGCCGGTGCCGTCGACGATCAATCCGTAGCCGTCGTCGGCGTCGCCCTGGCGCGGCGGGCGCAGCTTCGAGTCCACAATGGACGCCAGTGCGTCGCACATCCGGCGCAGCACGAGCCAGGTCGACTCGGGCACGAGCGGGCCGGCCTCCAGCGCGGCCGCGAGGCCCAGCTCCAGCACGAGGCCGTGGTACTCGGTCGCGAGCTCGCGGTTGAGCCCGGACGCGAACGTGTTGGCCTGCAGCTGCGTGTCCAGCGACTTCAGCGCCGCGTCGCGCCAGGCGGGCGACTCGGGGAACCAGTCGAACGCGCACGCGGCCACGAGCTGCCCAGCGTCCTCGGCGATCACGTGGTTGTTGGCCGACGAGCCGCGGCTCGGGAACGCTGCGAGCCAACGCTGGTGGTGCCAGATCTGGTGCAGGGCCTCGGGGTTGTCCTCGAACAGGCCGGACGCGCCGGCCCAGCCGTCGAGGAGCCGGCGCAGCCACACCCACGACAGCAGCCGGATGCCGAGCTCGATCCCGCTCACCCAGTGCACGCCGCGCATGGGCGGGTTGGCCGCCCACCACGACTTCAGGTGGTCGGCCACGCGGTGGGCGAAGCGGTCCTCGCCGGTCAGCGCGTACGCGGCGGCCAGCACGGTGAGGTGCTGGTGGCGCGAGGGCTCCCAGATCTGCTTGATGTCGCCGACCGTGTCCTCGCTGCGGTAGGCGATGTCGAACGAATACGCGTCGGCGGGTGCGCGCCGGCCCATCTTCGGGTCGAACGCCCAGTCGGGCGCCACGAGGTCATCGCGCTCGACGCCGAAGTAATCGGCGTGGCCGTCCATGAGCCGTTCGGCCGTGGCCAGCAGCTCGGCGCGGGCTTCGGCCGACACGCCCTCGACGCTCGCCGTTCGGGCGAACGCACGGTGCGGCAGCCAGGTCGCCTTCTGCTTCGCGACGCCGCGCCACTGTTGCTTGCGCACCACGTCGGTCGCGCGGCCCGCGACCTCGGCCGGGCTCATGGCCGAGAGTCTTCGCAGGTACCAGGCGGGGTCCATCAGCCGAGCACCTCCTTCGGCTCCAGCCGCACCGGCGCGCCCGTTTCGAGGCTGCGGTTGACGGCGAGCGTGGCCAGCGTCGTGTTCACCAGCGACTCGACGGTGATCGGCATCGCGACACCGGTGGTCAGTGCGGTCACGAACGCCTCGACCTCGGCCTTCTGGCCCTTGTCACGGCCCTTCGGGATCCGCGAGCTGGCCCAGCGCTTCTTGCCGTACACGCTCGCGCGGGCGAAGTCGTCGAACTTCAGCACCTTGCCGTCGGCCAGCACCTCCAGCGTCTCCTTCTGGAACGACGTCGAGCCGCTGGTGACGTAGCTGATGGCCGCGGTCGAGCCGTCGGCGTAGCGCAGCAGCACCTGCAGGTCGTCGTTGCCCGGGGTTGCGGTGGCGTAGACGGAAACCGGGTCGCTGCCGAGGAACCAGCTCACCGTGTCGATGAAGTGCCCGCCCTCGCCGACGAAGCGCGTGCCCTCCGAGTCGGCCTTGGTGTACCAGCTGTTCGACTCCAGGCGGCCCGCGTTCACGAGGTAGCGCACCGACGCCGGGCCCAGGCGCGGCCCGAACTGGACCTTGGCTTCGTTGAGCAGCGGCGCGAACCGGCGGTTGAAGCCGACCTGCAGCCGGTTGTTGCCCGATTCCTCGATGGCCTCGACGATCCCGCGCAGCTCCTTCTCCGAAAGCGCCAGCGGCTTCTCCACGAACACGGCCTTTCCCGCGAGCAGCGCCCGGCGGGTGAGCTCGGCGTGGGAGCTGTGCCGCGTCACCACGAACACGGTGTCGACGGAGTCGTTCTCCAGCAACGCGTTCAGGTCGGTGTTGGCGCGAGCGAAGCCGAACTTGCGCTTGGCGTTGGCGCCCGAGAGCGCCGACGTGGTGACCACTTCGGACAGTGCCACGCGCTCCTGCTCCACCAGGTGCGGCAGCAGCATCGACGACGCGTAGTTGCCGGCCCCGACGAACCCGACGCGCAGGCGGCTGCGCGGGGTGGCCCGGGTACCCGTCGCCGCGGGCGGCGCCACCGCCGACACCACGGCCCGCGGCTCGGTCTCCGGGCCCTCGGGGTAGCGGAAGAGCACCGCGACGGCCTTGAGCTCGCCGTCCTGCAGCGATTTGTACGTCTCCACCGCGCTCGAGAAGTCGGCGACGTGCGTGATCAGCGGTTCGACGTCGAGCTTGTCGCGCGCGGCCAGGTCGAGGAAGCACTCGATGTTGCGGCGCTCGGTCCAGCGGACGTAGCCGATCGGGTAGTCGCGGCCCTCGAGCTCGTACTCGGGGTCGTAGCGCCCGGGCCCGTACGAGCGTGAGAACCGGACGTCCAGCTCCTTCTCGTAGTAGGCGTTCCAGGGCAGGTTGAGCGAGATCTTGCCGATGTCGACCACCCGGCCGCGGTCGCGAGCGAGCTTCGCGGCCAGCTCCACCGGGTCGTTCGAGGCGCCGCCCGCGGCCAGGTAGACCTGGTCCACGCCGTGGCCACCCGACAGCTCCGCGACGGCGTTGTCCACCACCCCCGACCCGGGGTGCGCGCACGCCAGCGCACCGAGCTGTTCGGCCAGCTCGCAGCGCGCCGGGTCGGGGTCCACGCCGACGACACGAACGCCCGCGGCGATCAGCAGCTGCACCACGAGCTGCCCGATCAGGCCCAGCCCGATCACCAGTGCGAGGTCACCGAGCTGCGGCTCGCCGCGGCGCACGCCCTGCATCGCGATCGACCCGACCGTGCCGAACGCCGCGAAGCGCGGGTCCAGCCCGGCGGGCACGCGCGCGTAGAGGTTCTTGGGCACCCAGTTCAGCTCGGAGTGCAGCGCGTGCTCGTTTCCGGCGCACGCCACGACGTCGCCCACCGCCACGTCGTCGATGCCGGCGCCGACCTCGACGACCACGCCGGCCAGCGAGTAGCCCAGCGGTGTGTAGGAGTCGAGCTTGCTCGTCACCTTGCGGTAGGTCGCCGCGAGCCCGTTGGTGGCGACGCTCTGCATGACCTTCGCGACCTGGTCCGGGCGTGAGCGCGCCTTGCCGATCATGGACATGCCGGCCTCGGACACCTTCATCATCTCGGTGCCGGTGGAGATCAGCGAGTACCCGGTGCGCACGAGCACGCCGCCCGGCTTGCAGGCCGGGACGGGCACGTCGAGGAGCGCCAGCTCCCCGCTCTTGTAGTTCTGCACTACCTGCTTCACAGCACTCCTAGCTGCCAGAGAGCGCGCCGGACCGGGCGCCGCGGTACCAGTACTCGAGGGTCAAGACGTGCCAGAGGTGCTTCGCCCGGTCCTGCTGACCGGCGGCGTCCTCGGCCACGAGCTTGCGCAGCGCGTCGCGCTGCAGGAAGCCGGATTCGACGAGGACACCTTCGTTGACGACTTCCTGGACCAGCGGCGCCAGGTCGCGGCTCATCCACGCCCGCAGCGGGGCGCTGAAGAGACCCTTGGGGCGGTAGACGATCTCCTTCGGCAGGATCGCCATCGCCGCTTCCTTGAGCGCCGCCTTGCCCTGGCGGCCGACGATCTTCTTGTTCCCCGGCACCCGGAACGCCGCCTTCACGACCTCGACGTCGACGAACGGCGTGCGCACCTCGGTGGAGGCGGCCATCGTCGAGCGGTCGGTGTAGGTGAGGTTGAGGCCGGGCAGGAACATCCGCGAATCGGCCAGGCACATGCGGTTGACGTAGTCGGACAGCACCTGGTCGTGGTAGGTGTCGGCGTGTTCGGTCAGCACGTCGTCGACGGCGCCGGCCAAGTCGGGGTTCACGAGGCCGAGCAGCTCGCCGCGGTCGTACATCGTGTAGCTGCGCCGGAACGCCGTCTCCTCCGGCAGCTCCGCGAACGACAGGAACCGCTTGGCGAAGCGCACCGTGCGGTAGCCGCGGCTCGCGGACGCGACGGGCAGCCGGTCGACGACCGTCGAGATCGGCTTGCGCACCACCCCGGGCACGCGCTGGTAGCGCAGCGCGAGCTGGTTCGCGTAGTGCTTGCGGTAGCCGGCGAACAGCTCGTCGGCGCCCATGCCGGACAGCAGCACCTTCACGCCGGCCTCGCGCGCGGCCGAGCAGATGAGGAACGAGTTGATGGCCGCGGGATCCCCGATGGGCTCGTCGAGGTGGTAGGTCATGCGCGGCAGCAGGTCGAGCACCTGCGGCGCGATCTCGATCTCGTGCAGGTCCACGCCGAACTGCCGGGCCACGATCCGGGCGTAGCGCAGGTCGTCCGGCATCGCCTCGAACTTGGCGTCCTCGGCGCGGAAACCGATGGTGTAAGCCGAAATCCCGGGCCGCTGCCGCGCGGCCAGTGCCGTCAGGTAGCTCGAGTCGAGACCGCCGGAGAGGAACGTGGCGACCGGGACGTCGGCGAGCAGGTGCTTGCTCGTCGAATCGGCGATGACCTCGTGCAGGTCGACGTCGCCCCGGTGCTCGCGGCTGTACTCCTCGCCTTCCTCGGCGACCCGGCGCAGCGACCAGTACGCGCCGCGCTCGACCGGGGCGCCGGGGCGGAAGCGGATCCACGTGCCGGGCTGCAGCTTCTCGACCTCGCGGTAGGCGCAGCGGCTGTCAGGCACCCAGTAGTAGAGCAGCGACGCGATCAGCGCGGCTTCGTCGACCTCCAGCGTGCCGCCGAGCTCGGTGGCCAGCGCCTTGAGCTCGGAGGAGAACGCGACTGCGCCCCCGCGCTGGACGAAGAACAGCGGTTTGATGCCCAGCTGGTCGCGCACCAGCACCAGCTCGCCGGTGCGTTCGTCGAAGATCCCGAACGCGAACATCCCGCGCAGCCGCGGCAGGCAGCCGACGCCCCACTCGCGCCACGCGCGCAGCAGCACCTCGGTGT encodes:
- a CDS encoding alginate lyase family protein — protein: MDPAWYLRRLSAMSPAEVAGRATDVVRKQQWRGVAKQKATWLPHRAFARTASVEGVSAEARAELLATAERLMDGHADYFGVERDDLVAPDWAFDPKMGRRAPADAYSFDIAYRSEDTVGDIKQIWEPSRHQHLTVLAAAYALTGEDRFAHRVADHLKSWWAANPPMRGVHWVSGIELGIRLLSWVWLRRLLDGWAGASGLFEDNPEALHQIWHHQRWLAAFPSRGSSANNHVIAEDAGQLVAACAFDWFPESPAWRDAALKSLDTQLQANTFASGLNRELATEYHGLVLELGLAAALEAGPLVPESTWLVLRRMCDALASIVDSKLRPPRQGDADDGYGLIVDGTGTSRWASLLATGDALFGRQEWWPKVAGGDVRTVLFASLGGVGELTGPRPPRRVDDLFDAGMTILRTPAGEPEEIWCRCDGGPHGFLAIAAHAHADALSLEVRHDGVNILADPGTYCYHGEPEWRSYFRSTLGHNTLQLGGTDQSASGGPFLWTRHARTRTLAVGPVRWRAEHDGYAPAVHRRCVELADRALTIVDEVEGDLSLPAKLAFHLGPLVEVTLEGSTARLSWPGHTATLDLPAELAWTAHRGETNPPLGWYSAGFGRREPATTLLGSGPAAPAFTTTLRF
- a CDS encoding bi-domain-containing oxidoreductase, whose translation is MKQVVQNYKSGELALLDVPVPACKPGGVLVRTGYSLISTGTEMMKVSEAGMSMIGKARSRPDQVAKVMQSVATNGLAATYRKVTSKLDSYTPLGYSLAGVVVEVGAGIDDVAVGDVVACAGNEHALHSELNWVPKNLYARVPAGLDPRFAAFGTVGSIAMQGVRRGEPQLGDLALVIGLGLIGQLVVQLLIAAGVRVVGVDPDPARCELAEQLGALACAHPGSGVVDNAVAELSGGHGVDQVYLAAGGASNDPVELAAKLARDRGRVVDIGKISLNLPWNAYYEKELDVRFSRSYGPGRYDPEYELEGRDYPIGYVRWTERRNIECFLDLAARDKLDVEPLITHVADFSSAVETYKSLQDGELKAVAVLFRYPEGPETEPRAVVSAVAPPAATGTRATPRSRLRVGFVGAGNYASSMLLPHLVEQERVALSEVVTTSALSGANAKRKFGFARANTDLNALLENDSVDTVFVVTRHSSHAELTRRALLAGKAVFVEKPLALSEKELRGIVEAIEESGNNRLQVGFNRRFAPLLNEAKVQFGPRLGPASVRYLVNAGRLESNSWYTKADSEGTRFVGEGGHFIDTVSWFLGSDPVSVYATATPGNDDLQVLLRYADGSTAAISYVTSGSTSFQKETLEVLADGKVLKFDDFARASVYGKKRWASSRIPKGRDKGQKAEVEAFVTALTTGVAMPITVESLVNTTLATLAVNRSLETGAPVRLEPKEVLG
- the asnB gene encoding asparagine synthase (glutamine-hydrolyzing), which translates into the protein MCGIAGAYHWPDGGPLTDRLTKCLAHRGPDGSGRYDHQAGDGEVHFGHRRLSIVDLSETGAQPMVAEGLALTYNGELYNAPELRAELEGKGARFRGTSDTEVLLRAWREWGVGCLPRLRGMFAFGIFDERTGELVLVRDQLGIKPLFFVQRGGAVAFSSELKALATELGGTLEVDEAALIASLLYYWVPDSRCAYREVEKLQPGTWIRFRPGAPVERGAYWSLRRVAEEGEEYSREHRGDVDLHEVIADSTSKHLLADVPVATFLSGGLDSSYLTALAARQRPGISAYTIGFRAEDAKFEAMPDDLRYARIVARQFGVDLHEIEIAPQVLDLLPRMTYHLDEPIGDPAAINSFLICSAAREAGVKVLLSGMGADELFAGYRKHYANQLALRYQRVPGVVRKPISTVVDRLPVASASRGYRTVRFAKRFLSFAELPEETAFRRSYTMYDRGELLGLVNPDLAGAVDDVLTEHADTYHDQVLSDYVNRMCLADSRMFLPGLNLTYTDRSTMAASTEVRTPFVDVEVVKAAFRVPGNKKIVGRQGKAALKEAAMAILPKEIVYRPKGLFSAPLRAWMSRDLAPLVQEVVNEGVLVESGFLQRDALRKLVAEDAAGQQDRAKHLWHVLTLEYWYRGARSGALSGS